One stretch of Alphaproteobacteria bacterium DNA includes these proteins:
- the iscX gene encoding Fe-S cluster assembly protein IscX, translated as MKWTDIYPIAMSLEEKYPNVDILAIRFTDLWQWVQQLPGFDDNPQASNEKILEAIQMAWLDERD; from the coding sequence ATGAAGTGGACTGATATTTATCCAATTGCCATGTCTTTGGAAGAAAAATACCCTAATGTTGATATTTTGGCTATTCGGTTTACAGACCTGTGGCAATGGGTTCAGCAACTACCGGGCTTTGACGATAACCCTCAGGCTTCCAACGAGAAAATCTTAGAGGCAATTCAAATGGCCTGGCTAGATGAACGCGATTAA
- a CDS encoding ferredoxin family 2Fe-2S iron-sulfur cluster binding protein yields MPKIVFINVDGMRKEVEAPVGLSLLEIAHTNNIDLEGACEGSLACSTCHVIIDPEWFEVLPEASEDEQDMLDLAFGLTHTSRLGCQILMTEELDGLILRLPAGTRNRM; encoded by the coding sequence ATGCCAAAAATAGTTTTTATTAATGTTGATGGAATGCGCAAGGAAGTTGAGGCTCCCGTTGGATTATCCCTATTAGAAATTGCCCATACAAACAATATTGATTTAGAAGGTGCTTGCGAAGGGTCCCTTGCCTGTTCTACATGTCATGTGATTATTGATCCAGAATGGTTTGAAGTGTTGCCTGAAGCCTCTGAAGACGAACAAGATATGTTAGATTTAGCCTTTGGGTTAACACACACATCCCGACTGGGTTGCCAAATCTTGATGACAGAAGAACTAGATGGCCTTATTTTGCGCCTACCTGCTGGTACGCGCAACCGCATGTAA